One segment of Xanthomonas oryzae pv. oryzae DNA contains the following:
- a CDS encoding PilN domain-containing protein: MARINLLPWRAERRKAREREFYSMLGFAALGGLLLSALIWFYYDAQISGQTERNAFLTTEIDKVKAQNEEIKELDKKKDRLLARKKVIEELQANRSQMVHLFDSLVRTIPDGVALTNIKQDGDILTLEGRSQSNARVSAYMRKLESSGWMTNPDLSIIEAKIQDKAGQPGASSMDTKTLPYVFTLKVKLANPNEADKNGTAPGTAAPGAAPAGAMPAAPAAAPAPAPPPAAAPAPTQAAPAPANRPQQGASS, translated from the coding sequence ATGGCAAGAATCAATCTATTGCCCTGGCGCGCGGAGCGCCGAAAGGCACGCGAGCGCGAGTTCTATTCGATGCTGGGCTTCGCCGCATTGGGCGGGCTGCTGTTGTCGGCGCTGATCTGGTTCTATTACGACGCGCAGATCAGCGGCCAGACCGAGCGCAACGCGTTTTTGACCACCGAGATCGACAAGGTCAAGGCGCAGAACGAAGAGATCAAGGAGCTCGACAAGAAGAAAGACCGCCTGCTTGCCCGCAAGAAGGTGATCGAGGAATTGCAGGCCAACCGCTCGCAGATGGTGCACCTGTTCGATTCGCTGGTGCGCACCATCCCCGATGGCGTGGCGCTGACCAACATCAAGCAGGATGGCGACATTCTCACGCTGGAAGGTCGCTCGCAATCGAATGCGCGGGTCAGCGCGTACATGCGCAAGCTGGAAAGCTCGGGCTGGATGACTAATCCAGACCTGTCGATCATCGAGGCTAAGATCCAGGACAAGGCTGGGCAACCTGGCGCGTCGTCGATGGACACCAAGACGCTGCCGTACGTGTTCACGCTCAAGGTCAAGCTGGCCAATCCGAACGAGGCTGACAAAAACGGCACCGCGCCGGGCACCGCAGCACCGGGTGCAGCGCCTGCCGGCGCGATGCCTGCTGCTCCGGCAGCGGCACCTGCGCCCGCACCGCCGCCGGCCGCTGCTCCTGCACCGACGCAGGCAGCACCGGCGCCAGCCAATCGGCCGCAGCAGGGGGCGTCATCATGA
- a CDS encoding pilus assembly protein PilM — protein MGLLPKSQSPLIGVDISSTAVKLLQLSRSGNRFRVEHYVVEPLPPNAVVEKNIVEVEAVGEAIRRAINRSGSKAKNAAAAVAGSAVITKLIPMPADLDDSDMEAQVELEATNYIPYPIEEVNLDFEVLGPMPNSPDMVQVLLAASRSENVELRQSALELGGLTAKVMDVEAFAVENAFALVASELPVAADAVVALVDIGATMTTLSVLRSGRSLYSREQMFGGKQLTDEVMRRYGLTYEEAGLAKRQGGLPESYEVEVLEPFKEATVQQISRLLQFFYAGSEFNRVDCIVLAGGCAALARLPEMVEEQLGVTTVVANPLAQMTLGPKVQAHVLALDAPALMIATGLALRSFD, from the coding sequence GTGGGGCTTTTACCCAAGAGTCAGTCGCCACTGATTGGTGTCGACATTAGTTCTACTGCTGTGAAGCTCTTGCAGCTATCGCGCAGCGGGAACCGTTTTCGCGTGGAACATTACGTCGTGGAACCATTGCCGCCGAACGCGGTGGTGGAAAAGAACATCGTCGAAGTGGAGGCGGTGGGCGAAGCCATTCGCCGCGCCATCAACCGTTCCGGCAGCAAGGCCAAGAACGCGGCCGCTGCCGTGGCTGGGTCGGCGGTGATCACCAAGTTGATCCCGATGCCGGCCGATCTGGACGATAGCGACATGGAGGCTCAGGTCGAACTGGAAGCCACCAATTACATTCCCTACCCGATCGAGGAAGTGAATCTCGATTTCGAGGTGCTGGGCCCAATGCCCAACAGCCCGGATATGGTCCAGGTGCTGCTGGCCGCATCGCGTTCGGAGAATGTGGAACTGCGCCAGTCGGCGCTGGAACTCGGTGGTCTGACTGCCAAAGTGATGGACGTGGAGGCCTTCGCGGTCGAAAACGCCTTCGCCCTGGTCGCCAGCGAATTGCCGGTGGCCGCTGACGCAGTCGTGGCGCTGGTGGATATCGGCGCCACCATGACCACGCTGAGCGTGCTGCGTTCCGGTCGCAGTCTGTATAGCCGCGAACAGATGTTCGGCGGCAAGCAGCTCACCGATGAAGTGATGCGCCGTTACGGACTCACCTACGAAGAAGCTGGCCTGGCCAAGCGTCAGGGCGGTCTGCCGGAAAGCTACGAGGTCGAGGTGCTGGAGCCGTTCAAGGAAGCCACGGTGCAGCAGATCAGCCGGTTGCTGCAGTTCTTCTATGCAGGCAGCGAGTTCAATCGCGTCGACTGCATCGTGCTGGCCGGCGGTTGCGCCGCGCTGGCGCGCCTGCCGGAGATGGTGGAAGAGCAACTGGGCGTCACCACCGTGGTCGCCAACCCGCTTGCCCAGATGACGCTGGGTCCGAAGGTCCAGGCCCATGTGCTGGCGCTGGATGCGCCTGCATTGATGATCGCCACCGGCCTGGCCCTGAGGAGCTTCGACTGA
- a CDS encoding penicillin-binding protein 1A, whose amino-acid sequence MPRIRRWLGWILATIVVLALLGAIAAGGLYYAISSKLPDVQSLKQVELQEPMYVYSSDGRLMAVYGETRRYPIQMKDVPLRLKQAFLATEDARFYEHGGVDYKGIARAVWLLTTTDAKRVPGGSTITQQVARQFFLSSEYSYTRKLAEILLARKIESELSKDEIFELYLNKSFFGNRAYGVGAAAEYYYGKKMSELSVDEMASLAGIPKFPSSGNPISNPERAQERRDYYVLQRMADLGFISQAEADAAKAVPMHAKPHEPPVEVYAPYVAELVRQEMIAKYGGDVLNKGYHVTTTIDATLQTGADVAIADGLRVYDHRHGWHGVEQHFDVAADADAPALAKHLAGAFTQGGLRAVIVARTNADGGVTVVQSDKTELTLPASASRWTGKTPAKLLTRGDLTRIRTGEKEGEWIIDQLPRGQAALVSLDANNGALRALVGGFSFAGNKFNRATQARRQPGSSFKPFVYAAAFEKGFNPASIVLDAPVVFRDRRGKTWSPQNDGGGFRGPMRLREALVQSRNLVSVRLLDAIGVDFARKYISQFGFQEAELPPNLSMSLGTASLTPLSVARGYAVFANGGSRVDTWIVDEVKDRDGNIVFKEVPAVACRTCALQGGNAAPVSQVVDGFNFGAQAPETPPAAAATPTTPTPAEAAPAAIAETKIAPRAIDERTAYQLVSMMRDVVQRGTGTAAKVLDREDVGGKTGSTNDHRDAWFSGFGGPYVTTVWVGRDDFRSLGYREYGGKAALPIWIDYMRVALKDKPIAANDPPDGMTQATINGAVEWVKNEDLDRLQDYDYGLQEQQDEKAFDIF is encoded by the coding sequence ATGCCCCGTATTCGCCGTTGGCTGGGCTGGATCCTGGCCACGATCGTCGTGCTCGCACTGCTTGGCGCTATTGCTGCCGGCGGCCTGTATTACGCTATTTCCTCGAAGTTGCCGGACGTGCAGTCGCTCAAGCAGGTAGAGCTGCAAGAGCCCATGTATGTCTATTCCAGCGACGGCCGCCTGATGGCCGTCTATGGCGAGACCCGGCGCTACCCCATCCAGATGAAGGACGTGCCGCTGCGCTTGAAGCAGGCCTTCCTAGCCACCGAGGACGCCCGCTTCTACGAGCACGGCGGCGTGGACTACAAGGGCATTGCCCGCGCGGTGTGGCTGCTGACCACCACCGATGCCAAGCGCGTGCCGGGTGGGTCGACCATCACCCAGCAGGTGGCGCGGCAGTTCTTCCTGAGTTCCGAATACAGCTACACCCGCAAATTGGCGGAGATCCTGCTGGCGCGCAAGATCGAGAGTGAGCTGAGCAAGGACGAGATTTTCGAGCTGTATCTCAACAAGAGTTTCTTCGGGAACCGCGCCTACGGCGTCGGTGCCGCGGCCGAGTACTACTACGGCAAGAAGATGAGCGAATTGAGCGTGGACGAGATGGCCTCGCTGGCCGGCATCCCCAAGTTCCCATCCAGCGGCAACCCGATCAGCAACCCTGAGCGTGCGCAGGAACGTCGCGACTATTACGTCCTGCAGCGGATGGCAGACCTGGGCTTTATCAGTCAGGCCGAAGCCGATGCTGCCAAGGCGGTGCCGATGCATGCAAAGCCGCACGAGCCGCCCGTGGAGGTGTACGCCCCTTACGTGGCCGAGTTGGTGCGCCAGGAAATGATCGCCAAGTACGGTGGCGATGTGCTCAACAAGGGCTACCACGTCACCACGACCATCGATGCGACCTTGCAGACCGGCGCGGATGTGGCGATCGCCGACGGCTTGCGCGTTTACGATCATCGCCATGGCTGGCACGGCGTGGAGCAGCACTTCGACGTGGCCGCCGATGCGGACGCGCCGGCACTGGCCAAGCATCTGGCGGGTGCGTTCACCCAGGGCGGCCTGCGTGCGGTGATCGTGGCGCGCACCAATGCCGATGGCGGGGTCACGGTCGTGCAGAGCGACAAGACCGAACTGACCCTGCCGGCCAGCGCCAGCCGCTGGACCGGCAAGACCCCGGCCAAGCTGCTGACCCGCGGCGACCTTACCCGCATCCGCACCGGCGAAAAGGAAGGCGAGTGGATCATCGACCAGCTGCCGCGCGGGCAGGCGGCCTTGGTCTCGCTGGACGCCAACAACGGCGCGCTGCGCGCGCTGGTCGGCGGCTTCAGTTTTGCAGGCAACAAGTTCAATCGTGCTACCCAGGCGCGCCGCCAGCCAGGGTCGAGCTTCAAGCCGTTCGTGTATGCAGCCGCCTTCGAAAAGGGCTTCAATCCGGCCTCGATCGTGCTGGATGCACCAGTGGTGTTCCGCGACCGGCGCGGCAAGACCTGGTCGCCGCAGAACGACGGCGGTGGCTTCCGTGGCCCGATGCGCCTGCGCGAGGCGCTGGTGCAATCGCGCAATTTGGTATCGGTGCGCCTACTGGACGCCATCGGAGTCGATTTTGCGCGCAAATACATCAGCCAGTTCGGTTTTCAAGAGGCCGAGTTGCCGCCGAATCTGTCGATGTCGCTGGGTACCGCCTCGCTGACGCCGCTGTCGGTGGCCCGCGGCTACGCGGTGTTCGCCAATGGCGGCTCGCGCGTGGACACCTGGATTGTGGATGAGGTCAAGGACCGTGACGGCAACATCGTCTTCAAGGAAGTGCCCGCCGTGGCCTGCCGCACCTGCGCCCTGCAAGGTGGCAATGCGGCGCCTGTGAGCCAGGTCGTGGACGGCTTCAACTTTGGTGCACAGGCGCCGGAGACGCCGCCTGCCGCAGCAGCCACTCCCACCACCCCAACGCCAGCAGAAGCTGCCCCGGCCGCAATTGCCGAAACCAAGATCGCGCCTCGCGCAATCGACGAGCGCACCGCCTACCAGCTGGTGTCGATGATGCGCGACGTAGTCCAGCGCGGTACCGGTACCGCGGCCAAGGTACTCGACCGCGAGGACGTGGGCGGCAAGACCGGCTCCACCAACGATCACCGCGATGCCTGGTTCTCCGGCTTTGGCGGCCCTTACGTCACCACCGTATGGGTGGGCCGCGACGACTTCCGCTCGCTCGGCTATCGCGAGTACGGCGGCAAAGCGGCGCTGCCGATCTGGATCGACTACATGCGGGTGGCCCTCAAGGACAAGCCGATTGCGGCCAATGATCCGCCCGACGGCATGACCCAGGCCACCATCAATGGCGCGGTCGAATGGGTGAAGAACGAGGATCTGGACCGCCTGCAGGACTACGACTACGGCCTGCAGGAACAGCAGGACGAGAAGGCGTTCGATATTTTCTGA
- a CDS encoding pilus assembly protein PilP: MTMKLLKILSCVALMAVLPACTRGVTSTPGDAPNLEAWVAEVRARPAPPLEPLPVMQQFETFEYAAQAMRDPFSDAWVSAEGGNGTRPDPNRRKEPLEAFPLDALDMVGTIGGGSGLIALVMAPDKVTYRVRPGVYLGQSDGRVTGVYEDRIELIELVPDGAGGWLERPAALALGDQ; the protein is encoded by the coding sequence ATGACCATGAAACTGCTCAAGATCCTATCCTGCGTGGCGCTAATGGCAGTACTGCCGGCGTGCACGCGCGGTGTGACCAGCACACCGGGCGACGCGCCGAATCTGGAAGCCTGGGTTGCCGAGGTGCGCGCGCGTCCTGCGCCGCCGCTGGAACCATTGCCTGTGATGCAGCAATTCGAGACGTTCGAATATGCCGCGCAGGCGATGCGCGACCCGTTCAGCGATGCCTGGGTCAGCGCGGAAGGTGGCAACGGCACGCGTCCGGATCCGAACCGGCGCAAGGAACCGTTGGAAGCCTTTCCGCTCGACGCCCTCGACATGGTGGGGACCATTGGCGGCGGTTCGGGCCTGATCGCTCTGGTGATGGCGCCTGACAAGGTGACCTACCGGGTGCGGCCGGGTGTGTATCTGGGACAGAGCGATGGCCGGGTGACCGGGGTCTACGAAGACCGCATCGAGCTGATTGAACTTGTGCCGGACGGTGCGGGTGGATGGCTTGAACGGCCGGCCGCACTCGCATTGGGTGATCAATAA
- a CDS encoding AAA family ATPase, with product MNAPPLLPPEAVAAPAEDRLHRQFTLLRESLAQRIVGQSALVERLLIALLADGHLLVEGAPGLAKTTAIRALASRLEADFARVQFTPDLLPADLTGTEIWRPQDSRFEFMPGPIFHPILLADEINRAPAKVQSALLEAMGERQVTVGRHTYALPQLFLVMATQNPIEQEGTFPLPEAQLDRFLMHVRIGYPQADAEAEILRLAREAARDTLEKHETVPDKIPLEDVFAARRVVLDVHLAPQLERYLIEIVLASRDAQRYDPALARRIAWGASPRGSIALERCARARAWLAGRDYVTPDDIRAIAQDVLRHRVLPSYEATAEGWDGERLVAALLETIPLP from the coding sequence ATGAACGCACCGCCGCTGCTACCCCCCGAAGCCGTTGCCGCGCCCGCCGAGGACCGGCTGCATCGTCAATTCACCTTGCTGCGCGAGTCGCTGGCGCAGCGCATCGTTGGTCAGTCAGCGCTGGTCGAGCGGCTGCTGATCGCGTTGCTGGCCGACGGCCACCTGCTGGTTGAGGGGGCGCCTGGTTTGGCCAAGACCACCGCGATTCGTGCGCTGGCCTCGCGGTTGGAAGCGGACTTTGCGCGGGTGCAGTTCACCCCGGACCTGCTGCCGGCCGATCTGACCGGTACTGAGATCTGGCGCCCGCAGGACAGCCGGTTCGAGTTCATGCCCGGGCCGATCTTCCACCCGATTCTGCTGGCCGATGAAATCAACCGCGCGCCGGCCAAGGTGCAGTCCGCGTTGCTGGAAGCGATGGGCGAACGGCAGGTCACTGTGGGCCGGCACACCTATGCATTGCCGCAGCTGTTTCTGGTGATGGCGACCCAGAACCCGATCGAGCAGGAGGGCACGTTCCCGCTGCCCGAAGCGCAGCTGGATCGCTTCCTGATGCATGTGCGCATCGGTTATCCGCAGGCCGATGCCGAGGCGGAGATCCTGCGCCTGGCACGCGAGGCGGCCCGCGATACGCTGGAAAAGCACGAGACCGTGCCCGACAAGATTCCGTTGGAAGATGTCTTCGCTGCGCGCCGCGTGGTGCTGGACGTGCATCTGGCACCACAGCTGGAACGCTATCTGATCGAAATTGTGCTGGCCTCGCGCGATGCGCAGCGTTACGACCCCGCACTGGCGCGGCGGATCGCCTGGGGTGCCAGCCCGCGTGGTTCGATTGCGCTGGAGCGCTGCGCGCGTGCGCGTGCGTGGCTGGCCGGGCGCGACTACGTCACGCCGGACGATATCCGCGCGATTGCCCAGGACGTATTGCGGCACCGCGTGCTGCCCAGCTACGAGGCCACAGCCGAAGGCTGGGATGGCGAACGCCTGGTTGCCGCATTACTCGAAACGATTCCGCTGCCCTGA
- a CDS encoding type IV pilus secretin PilQ gives MTFSNAQRLRPVRRHAIFQACALGFALALASGSAFAAAALTQPAQDPAKVAPASLAVSKIDFKRGEDGTGRLILQFNGQGASPDLRTQGDNVLVDISNARLPAELQRPLNVTDFATPVQRVEVKPSGSGSQLVLSTKGAFDSLAYQTGNEYVVEITPRKGQPAVGGVSPAAVTQAAAQIAARGYSGRPVTFNFQDVPVRTVLQLIAEESNLNIVASDTVQGNVTLRLMNVPWDQALDIVLRAKGLDKRRDGGVVWVAPQPELAKFEQDKEDARIAIENREDLITDYVQINYHNAAVIFKALTEAKGIGGGGGSGGGQGGQGGAGQQDNGFLSPRGRLVADERTNTLMISDIPKKVAQMRELISHIDRPVDQVLIESRIVIATDTFARDLGARFGIIGATGRGILSGSLDSNTNYLNTSAKRASEIANGGTSTTLPAHLFPSGLNVNLGAGGGFTTNTPGGLAYTLLGSNFNLDIELSAMQQEGRGEVVSNPRIVTANQREGVIKQGREIGYVTISGSGAGGGSQANVQFKEVLLELKVTPTITNDNRVFLNMNVKKDEVARLIDLPLYGTVPEINRREINTAVLVGDGETVVIGGVYEFTDRESVSKVPFLGDIPFLGNLFKKRGRSKEKAELLVFVTPKVLRVASATR, from the coding sequence ATGACGTTTTCCAATGCCCAGCGGCTGCGTCCGGTACGACGCCACGCGATCTTCCAGGCCTGCGCGTTGGGGTTCGCGCTGGCACTGGCGAGCGGCAGCGCATTCGCCGCAGCGGCGCTGACTCAGCCCGCGCAGGATCCGGCCAAGGTCGCTCCGGCGAGCCTGGCGGTGTCCAAAATCGATTTCAAACGCGGCGAAGACGGCACTGGCCGTCTGATCCTGCAGTTCAACGGCCAGGGGGCCAGCCCGGACCTGCGGACACAGGGCGACAACGTGCTGGTGGACATCAGCAACGCCAGGTTGCCGGCCGAGCTGCAACGCCCGCTCAACGTCACCGACTTCGCAACGCCGGTGCAGCGTGTGGAAGTGAAGCCGTCGGGCTCCGGTTCGCAGTTGGTGCTGTCGACCAAGGGCGCCTTCGATTCGCTGGCCTACCAGACCGGAAACGAATACGTGGTCGAAATCACCCCACGCAAGGGCCAGCCGGCGGTTGGCGGTGTGAGCCCGGCCGCAGTCACCCAGGCTGCCGCGCAGATCGCCGCGCGCGGCTACAGCGGTCGCCCGGTGACGTTCAACTTCCAGGACGTGCCGGTACGCACCGTGCTGCAGCTGATCGCCGAGGAGTCCAATCTCAACATCGTTGCCTCCGACACCGTGCAGGGCAATGTCACATTGCGCCTGATGAACGTGCCGTGGGACCAGGCGCTGGACATCGTCCTGCGTGCCAAGGGCCTGGACAAGCGCCGCGACGGTGGCGTGGTGTGGGTCGCCCCGCAGCCGGAGTTGGCCAAGTTCGAGCAGGACAAGGAAGACGCCCGCATCGCGATCGAGAATCGCGAGGATTTGATCACCGATTACGTGCAGATCAATTACCACAATGCGGCGGTGATCTTTAAGGCGCTGACCGAGGCTAAGGGAATTGGCGGTGGTGGTGGTAGTGGCGGTGGCCAGGGCGGACAAGGTGGTGCCGGGCAGCAGGACAATGGCTTCCTGTCGCCGCGCGGCCGTTTGGTTGCCGATGAACGCACAAATACCTTGATGATCAGCGATATTCCGAAAAAGGTCGCGCAGATGCGTGAACTGATTTCGCATATCGATCGCCCGGTGGATCAGGTGCTGATTGAGAGCCGGATCGTCATTGCGACTGATACCTTTGCGCGCGATCTGGGCGCCCGCTTTGGCATTATCGGCGCGACAGGTCGCGGCATTCTCAGTGGTTCGCTCGATAGCAACACCAACTATCTGAACACTTCGGCGAAGCGGGCCAGCGAGATCGCCAATGGAGGCACCAGCACCACGCTGCCTGCGCATCTGTTCCCGTCCGGACTGAATGTCAATCTCGGTGCAGGCGGTGGATTCACCACCAACACGCCTGGCGGCCTCGCCTACACCTTGCTGGGTTCCAATTTCAATCTGGATATCGAGTTGTCGGCGATGCAGCAAGAGGGACGTGGCGAAGTCGTATCGAACCCGCGCATCGTTACCGCGAATCAGCGCGAGGGCGTGATCAAGCAGGGCCGGGAGATCGGCTATGTGACCATCAGCGGCAGTGGTGCGGGCGGCGGTTCGCAGGCCAACGTGCAGTTCAAGGAAGTGCTGCTTGAACTCAAGGTGACGCCAACCATCACCAATGACAATCGGGTCTTTCTTAACATGAATGTCAAGAAGGACGAGGTTGCACGGCTCATCGATTTGCCATTGTATGGAACGGTGCCGGAGATCAATCGTCGGGAGATCAATACCGCCGTGCTGGTCGGAGATGGTGAAACCGTGGTGATCGGTGGTGTCTACGAATTCACCGATCGCGAGAGCGTCTCCAAGGTGCCGTTCCTGGGCGACATCCCGTTCCTGGGCAACTTGTTCAAAAAGCGTGGTCGTAGCAAGGAAAAGGCTGAGCTCCTTGTATTTGTCACGCCCAAGGTGCTCCGTGTGGCTAGCGCAACCCGCTAA
- a CDS encoding type 4a pilus biogenesis protein PilO yields the protein MSQKSFKLSDLDFNNIGGWPKQARIVFCVVVGLFIMVLAWFLLISSKRDELEGLEGTESQLRTEFETQQGRAVNLEPLKQQLAQMEQVLQQMLRQLPSKTEMPDLIIDVSQTALSSGLSNELFQPGPESPKEFYAEKPIALRMVGSYHQFGAFVSGVASLPRVVILTMHDINLKPKDPKAGIGARGALELSGTVKTYRYLDDEEMAEQEKAAANAAKKGGQ from the coding sequence ATGAGTCAGAAATCATTCAAGCTCAGCGATCTGGATTTCAACAACATTGGCGGCTGGCCGAAGCAGGCACGTATCGTGTTCTGCGTAGTGGTCGGCCTGTTCATCATGGTGCTGGCCTGGTTTCTGTTGATCAGCAGCAAACGCGATGAACTCGAAGGCCTGGAAGGCACCGAATCCCAACTGCGCACCGAGTTCGAGACCCAGCAGGGCCGCGCGGTGAATCTGGAGCCGCTCAAGCAGCAGCTCGCGCAGATGGAGCAGGTGCTGCAGCAGATGCTGCGTCAGCTTCCCAGCAAGACCGAAATGCCGGATCTGATCATCGATGTTTCGCAGACAGCGTTGTCCAGCGGCCTGTCCAATGAGCTGTTCCAGCCTGGTCCTGAATCGCCGAAGGAGTTCTACGCCGAGAAGCCGATCGCTCTGCGCATGGTGGGCAGCTACCACCAGTTCGGTGCCTTCGTCAGCGGTGTGGCCTCGCTGCCGCGCGTGGTGATCCTGACCATGCACGACATCAACCTCAAGCCCAAGGATCCCAAGGCCGGTATCGGCGCGCGCGGCGCGCTGGAACTGTCCGGCACGGTCAAGACCTATCGTTATCTTGACGATGAGGAAATGGCCGAGCAGGAAAAGGCTGCAGCCAACGCTGCGAAGAAGGGCGGCCAATGA